Proteins co-encoded in one Acidobacteriota bacterium genomic window:
- the gyrA gene encoding DNA gyrase subunit A, which produces MDSEQPKEHFPVVSLEEEMRQSYLDYAMSVIIGRAIPDIKDGLKPVHRAVLYAMYESGTYYNKPFKKSARIVGDVIGKYHPHGDTAAYDTLVRMAQDFSLRCLLVDGQGNFGSIDGDPPAAMRYTEVRLKKLAHELMADIDKETVNFIPNYDESLTMPEVLPSKFPNLLVNGSNGIAVGMATNIPPHNLGEICDGVIHLIEHPDAPLKDVLKHVQGPDFPTGGIIYGRQGFLDAYKDGKGIVHLRAKTVIERGAKGEKDKIVITEIPYQVNKSRLLESIAQLVNEKRIEGVADIRDESDREGMRVVVEVKRGELAEIILNNLYKHTQLQVSFGIIMLAIVDKQPKTLSLIEMMKYFIAHRKEVILRRTRFELRKAEERAHILEGLVICLDNLDAVIKLIRASKTTDEARRGLMEKFGLSQIQAQAVLELQLQRLSQLERLKIQEEYAAIKKRITELRRILKDEKLVFAIIVQELREMKEEYGDERRTEIRDEAVSELRPEDLVKEEDVAVVYTSSGYIKRTSLTSYKFQARGGKGRKGIEMKAEDVVEDLYVCSTHSYLLVFTNQGRLYWLKALDVPDVGVSGRGKPIANLLEFQPGERPASVVTVKEFSENEFVVMLTTDGVIKKTRLSDFRNVRKGGILAMNIRPKSELFSARVSNGKNSIVIGTKLGRALQFKEADVRPMGRTASGVRGIRLKPKDRVIGMIIVGPDDKFVFTATERGYGKKTASEMYPIKHRGGQGVLNLRITPKVGNALAMVGINEEDLLIITVEGKVIGIPTTQVRSSGRATQGVRIINLEDKDRVCSIAKVRES; this is translated from the coding sequence ATGGACAGCGAACAGCCGAAAGAGCACTTCCCGGTCGTCAGCCTCGAAGAGGAGATGCGCCAGTCGTATCTCGACTACGCCATGAGCGTCATCATCGGCCGGGCCATCCCCGACATCAAGGACGGCCTCAAGCCGGTCCACCGCGCCGTCCTCTACGCCATGTACGAGAGCGGCACCTACTACAACAAGCCCTTCAAGAAGTCGGCCCGCATCGTCGGCGACGTCATCGGCAAGTACCATCCCCACGGCGACACGGCCGCCTACGACACGCTCGTCCGCATGGCCCAGGACTTCAGCCTGCGCTGCCTCCTCGTCGACGGCCAGGGAAACTTCGGTTCGATCGACGGCGATCCGCCGGCGGCCATGCGCTACACCGAAGTCCGGCTGAAGAAGCTGGCCCACGAGTTGATGGCCGACATCGACAAGGAAACGGTCAACTTCATCCCGAACTACGACGAGAGCCTGACCATGCCCGAGGTCCTGCCCTCGAAGTTCCCGAATCTCCTCGTCAACGGCAGCAACGGCATCGCCGTCGGCATGGCCACGAACATCCCGCCCCACAACCTCGGCGAGATCTGCGACGGCGTCATCCACCTCATCGAGCACCCCGACGCCCCGCTCAAGGACGTCCTGAAGCACGTCCAGGGCCCCGACTTCCCGACCGGCGGCATCATCTACGGCCGCCAGGGCTTCCTCGACGCCTACAAGGACGGCAAGGGCATCGTCCACCTCCGGGCCAAGACCGTCATCGAGCGGGGGGCCAAGGGCGAGAAGGACAAGATCGTCATCACTGAGATCCCGTACCAGGTCAACAAGTCCCGCCTCCTCGAATCGATCGCCCAGCTGGTCAACGAGAAGCGGATCGAGGGCGTGGCCGACATCCGCGACGAGTCCGACCGCGAGGGCATGCGTGTCGTCGTCGAGGTCAAGCGCGGTGAGCTCGCGGAGATCATCCTCAACAACCTCTACAAGCACACCCAGCTGCAGGTCTCCTTCGGCATCATCATGCTGGCCATCGTCGACAAGCAGCCGAAGACGCTGTCCCTGATCGAGATGATGAAGTACTTCATCGCCCACCGCAAGGAGGTCATCCTGCGGCGGACGCGCTTCGAGCTGCGCAAGGCCGAGGAGCGGGCCCACATCTTGGAAGGCCTGGTCATCTGCCTCGACAACCTCGACGCCGTCATCAAGCTCATCCGCGCGTCGAAGACCACGGACGAGGCCCGCCGTGGCCTCATGGAGAAGTTCGGCCTGAGCCAGATCCAGGCCCAGGCCGTCCTCGAGCTCCAGCTCCAGCGGCTGAGCCAGCTCGAGCGCCTGAAGATCCAGGAGGAGTACGCCGCGATCAAGAAGAGGATCACCGAGCTCCGCAGGATCCTCAAGGACGAGAAGCTCGTCTTCGCCATCATCGTCCAGGAGCTCAGGGAGATGAAGGAGGAGTACGGCGACGAGCGGCGGACCGAGATCCGGGACGAGGCCGTCTCGGAGCTGCGGCCCGAGGACCTGGTCAAGGAGGAGGACGTGGCCGTCGTCTACACCTCGAGCGGCTACATCAAGCGGACCTCGCTGACCTCGTACAAGTTCCAGGCCCGGGGCGGCAAGGGCCGCAAGGGCATCGAGATGAAGGCCGAGGACGTGGTCGAGGACCTCTACGTCTGCTCGACCCACAGCTATCTCCTGGTCTTCACCAACCAGGGCCGGCTCTACTGGCTCAAGGCCCTGGACGTCCCCGACGTCGGCGTCTCCGGACGGGGCAAGCCCATCGCCAACCTCCTCGAGTTCCAGCCGGGGGAGAGGCCGGCCAGCGTCGTCACGGTCAAGGAGTTCAGCGAGAACGAGTTCGTGGTCATGCTCACCACCGACGGCGTCATCAAGAAGACGCGGCTCTCGGATTTCCGGAACGTCCGCAAGGGCGGCATCCTGGCCATGAACATCCGGCCGAAGTCGGAGCTCTTCTCGGCCCGGGTCTCGAACGGCAAGAACAGCATCGTCATCGGCACCAAGCTCGGCCGGGCCCTCCAGTTCAAGGAGGCCGACGTCCGGCCGATGGGCCGGACGGCCTCGGGCGTCCGGGGCATCCGCCTCAAGCCCAAGGACCGGGTCATCGGCATGATCATCGTCGGGCCCGACGACAAGTTCGTCTTCACCGCGACCGAGCGCGGCTACGGCAAGAAGACCGCGTCCGAGATGTACCCGATCAAGCACCGCGGCGGGCAGGGCGTCCTCAACCTGCGCATCACGCCCAAGGTCGGCAACGCGCTGGCCATGGTCGGCATCAACGAGGAGGACCTCCTGATCATCACCGTCGAGGGCAAGGTCATCGGCATCCCGACGACCCAGGTCCGCTCCTCGGGCCGGGCGACGCAGGGCGTCCGCATCATCAACCTCGAGGACAAGGACCGGGTCTGCTCGATCGCCAAGGTCCGGGAGAGCTGA